A stretch of Gloeocapsa sp. DLM2.Bin57 DNA encodes these proteins:
- the psaB gene encoding photosystem I core protein PsaB, translated as MATKFPKFSQDLAQDPTTRRIWYGIATAHDFETHDGMTEENLYQKIFASHFGHIAIIFLWTSGTLFHVAWQGNFEQWIKDPLNVRPIAHAIWDPHFGQGAIDAFTQAGASNPVNIAYSGVYHWFYTIGITTNQDLYQGAVFLLILASVFLFAGWLHLQPKFRPSLSWFKNAESRLNHHLAGLFGVSSLAWTGHLVHVAIPESRGQHVGWDNFLSTPPHPAGLAPFFTGNWGVYAQNPDTASHVFGTSQGAGTAILTFLGGFHPQTESLWLTDMAHHHLAIAVIFIIAGHMYRTNFGIGHSIKEILKAHKPPQGTPFGGMLGEGHVGLYDTINNSLHFQLALALASLGVITSLVAQHMYAIPPYVFMARDYTTEAALYTHHQYIAGFIMVGAFAHGAIFLVRDYDPEANKNNVLARVLEHKEAIISHLSWVSLFLGFHTLGLYVHNDVVVAFGTPEKQILIEPVFAQWIQATHGKALYGFDILLSNPDSIASTTSAVWLPGWLDAINSGTNSLFLTIGPGDFLVHHAIALGLHTTTLILVKGALDARGSKLMPDKKDFGFSFPCDGPGRGGTCDISAWDAFYLAMFWMLNTLGWVTFYWHWKHLGIWQGNVAQFNENSTYLMGWFRDYLWANSAQLINGYNPYGVNNLSVWAWMFLFGHLVWATGFMFLISWRGYWQELIETIVWAHERTPLANLVRWKDKPVALSIVQARLVGLAHFTVGYIFTYAAFLIASTAGKFG; from the coding sequence ATGGCAACTAAATTTCCCAAATTTAGCCAGGATCTCGCTCAAGACCCAACAACACGTCGGATTTGGTACGGGATTGCTACAGCCCACGACTTTGAAACTCACGATGGTATGACCGAGGAAAATCTTTACCAAAAGATCTTTGCCTCTCATTTCGGACACATCGCGATTATCTTTCTGTGGACTTCCGGCACTCTCTTCCACGTAGCCTGGCAAGGTAACTTTGAACAATGGATCAAAGATCCTCTAAATGTCCGTCCCATCGCTCACGCTATCTGGGACCCTCACTTCGGTCAAGGTGCAATAGACGCCTTCACTCAAGCTGGAGCATCTAATCCAGTAAACATCGCTTACTCTGGGGTTTATCACTGGTTCTATACCATCGGGATAACCACCAATCAAGACCTTTACCAAGGTGCAGTATTCCTGTTAATTCTGGCTTCTGTTTTCTTGTTCGCAGGCTGGTTACACTTACAACCTAAGTTCCGTCCTAGCCTATCTTGGTTCAAGAACGCTGAGTCACGTCTTAACCACCACCTAGCAGGTCTATTTGGGGTAAGCTCTTTGGCTTGGACAGGTCACTTAGTACACGTGGCTATTCCAGAATCTCGTGGTCAACACGTCGGTTGGGATAACTTCCTGTCCACTCCTCCTCACCCTGCAGGTCTAGCACCTTTCTTTACAGGGAACTGGGGAGTGTACGCTCAAAATCCTGATACCGCTAGCCACGTATTTGGTACTTCCCAAGGAGCAGGAACAGCGATTCTAACCTTCTTAGGTGGCTTCCATCCTCAAACAGAATCTCTGTGGTTGACTGATATGGCTCATCACCACTTGGCGATCGCGGTAATCTTTATCATCGCTGGTCATATGTACCGTACCAACTTCGGTATCGGACATAGCATCAAAGAGATTCTCAAAGCACACAAGCCCCCTCAAGGTACTCCCTTCGGTGGTATGCTCGGAGAAGGACACGTTGGTCTCTACGACACAATTAACAACTCTTTACACTTCCAATTAGCCCTCGCTTTGGCTTCTCTAGGTGTAATTACTTCTCTAGTAGCGCAGCATATGTACGCCATCCCGCCCTATGTATTTATGGCGCGTGACTATACGACTGAAGCTGCTCTCTACACTCACCACCAGTACATCGCTGGCTTCATCATGGTAGGTGCTTTCGCTCACGGTGCAATCTTCTTAGTCAGAGACTATGACCCCGAAGCGAATAAAAACAACGTATTAGCCCGAGTTCTCGAACACAAAGAAGCGATTATCTCCCACTTAAGCTGGGTCTCTCTCTTCCTAGGTTTCCACACTCTCGGTCTCTACGTCCACAATGATGTAGTAGTTGCTTTCGGAACTCCTGAAAAACAAATCCTAATTGAGCCTGTATTCGCACAATGGATTCAAGCTACTCACGGTAAAGCTCTCTATGGTTTTGATATCTTACTATCTAACCCAGATAGTATCGCTTCTACCACTAGCGCTGTTTGGTTACCTGGTTGGTTAGATGCGATTAACAGTGGCACAAACTCCCTGTTCTTGACCATCGGACCTGGTGACTTCTTAGTACACCATGCGATAGCTCTTGGATTACACACAACTACCTTGATCCTCGTTAAAGGCGCTCTAGATGCCCGTGGTTCTAAACTTATGCCCGATAAGAAAGACTTCGGCTTCTCCTTCCCTTGCGATGGTCCTGGTCGTGGTGGTACTTGTGATATCTCCGCTTGGGACGCTTTCTACCTCGCTATGTTCTGGATGCTCAATACTCTAGGCTGGGTAACCTTCTACTGGCACTGGAAGCATCTTGGTATCTGGCAAGGCAACGTCGCTCAATTTAACGAAAACTCTACCTACCTCATGGGTTGGTTCCGCGATTACCTCTGGGCTAATTCTGCTCAGTTAATCAACGGTTACAATCCCTACGGTGTGAACAACCTTTCTGTCTGGGCTTGGATGTTCCTCTTTGGTCACCTAGTTTGGGCTACTGGTTTCATGTTCCTCATCTCTTGGAGAGGATACTGGCAAGAGTTAATCGAAACTATTGTTTGGGCACACGAACGTACTCCTCTAGCTAACCTAGTTCGCTGGAAAGACAAACCCGTTGCTCTCTCAATCGTACAAGCTCGTTTGGTTGGTTTAGCTCACTTCACTGTGGGATATATCTTTACCTACGCTGCTTTCTTAATTGCTTCTACCGCTGGTAAGTTCGGTTGA
- a CDS encoding metallophosphoesterase, giving the protein MKIAVMSCIHGNMAALEAVLEDIRKNDCAEIYCLGDLVGYGPFPNEVVETIRELNIPTVQGCWDEDIVEGLNACECSYPSLLAEKRGKLAHEWTNQQINAENRQYLAELPETLKVNNLCFVHGSPQSNHEYLLPEINAFTALERVLSVDADVLFCGHTHVPYVRNLESGQLTIKVNLSKDNNQISESFSTPLKRIINVGSVGEPRHGRPNATYVIYDTNTAAVQLQEIAYDYQKTCKALLEKGLPPIFAWRLIKGWEYAEKAEDPTHVCER; this is encoded by the coding sequence ATGAAAATAGCTGTTATGTCCTGTATTCATGGCAATATGGCTGCTTTAGAAGCAGTATTAGAAGATATAAGGAAAAACGACTGTGCAGAAATTTATTGTCTGGGGGATTTAGTGGGATATGGACCATTTCCCAATGAAGTTGTCGAAACTATTCGGGAACTGAATATTCCCACAGTTCAAGGTTGTTGGGATGAGGATATTGTCGAAGGTTTAAACGCCTGTGAATGTAGCTATCCTTCTTTATTAGCCGAAAAAAGAGGTAAATTAGCTCATGAATGGACTAATCAACAGATTAACGCCGAAAACCGCCAATATCTTGCTGAACTACCCGAAACTCTTAAGGTTAATAATCTTTGTTTTGTACATGGTAGTCCTCAAAGTAACCATGAATATCTGTTGCCAGAAATAAATGCGTTTACTGCTTTAGAGCGGGTTTTATCCGTAGATGCTGATGTCTTGTTTTGTGGTCATACTCATGTTCCTTATGTACGAAATCTTGAATCAGGACAACTAACCATTAAAGTTAACCTTTCTAAGGATAATAATCAGATATCTGAGAGCTTTTCTACTCCTCTAAAACGTATTATTAATGTAGGTTCAGTAGGTGAACCTCGTCATGGTCGTCCTAATGCGACTTACGTCATTTATGATACCAACACGGCAGCAGTACAGTTACAAGAAATAGCTTATGATTATCAAAAGACTTGTAAAGCCTTGTTAGAAAAAGGTTTACCCCCGATTTTTGCTTGGCGACTTATCAAAGGCTGGGAATACGCCGAAAAAGCTGAAGATCCTACTCATGTGTGTGAACGTTAA
- a CDS encoding metallophosphatase → MWAILAGIEGNYPAYQAVLKDIKSQTKAVEELYILGDIVGPRAETETLVQSLLNPFDGELFPQICRGWWEEQCLILHGLSGTTQATELLDRYGDDTVKNLWNFVSRETVEWIRKLDFGFVELDCLLIHGSGVSVSEELTPNTPPWRVLDRLGRFGVNQLFCGRSGQIFEYQLQQGSIISSVTTLENQSSPETITTSQKRIIGVGNVGKTPHQATYTLYNSHNNYLEFRVVYY, encoded by the coding sequence ATGTGGGCAATTTTAGCGGGAATCGAAGGTAATTATCCAGCTTATCAAGCTGTTCTCAAGGATATTAAAAGCCAAACTAAAGCAGTTGAAGAATTATATATTCTCGGTGATATAGTAGGTCCTAGAGCAGAAACTGAAACATTGGTTCAAAGTCTTCTTAATCCTTTTGATGGTGAATTATTTCCTCAAATTTGTCGAGGTTGGTGGGAAGAACAATGCTTAATTCTACACGGTTTAAGTGGGACAACTCAAGCCACAGAATTATTAGATAGATATGGAGATGATACGGTAAAAAATCTCTGGAATTTTGTTTCTCGTGAAACAGTGGAATGGATACGAAAGTTAGATTTTGGTTTTGTGGAATTAGATTGTTTACTTATCCATGGCAGTGGTGTTAGTGTTAGTGAGGAGTTAACTCCGAATACACCACCCTGGCGAGTTTTAGATCGTCTTGGGCGTTTTGGGGTTAATCAGCTTTTTTGTGGTCGCTCTGGTCAAATTTTTGAATACCAACTACAACAAGGCTCGATTATTTCCAGTGTAACTACCCTTGAAAATCAGTCTTCTCCTGAAACTATCACAACTTCTCAAAAACGAATTATAGGAGTAGGAAATGTGGGTAAAACCCCTCATCAAGCTACTTATACTTTATATAATTCCCATAACAATTATTTGGAGTTTAGAGTAGTTTATTACTAG